A portion of the Kiritimatiellia bacterium genome contains these proteins:
- a CDS encoding sulfatase: MKRMNCVIFVLGSLAALAAAAPGGAPEVGGSAPRRPNVLMIAADDLNDWIGPLGGHPMVKTPNLDRLAARGTTFLNAHIQSPLCNPSRASLMLGLRPSTTGIYGLEPCFRDVEALRERVTLPQHFRAHGYRTFTAGKVYHHGFGGPAQRAAEFDVWGPPAAVGARPPQKLVPPTPMGNHPLMDWGCFPHRDEDKGDYQLASWAVQRLREMPAEPPFFLAVGFFLPHVPCYATERWFALYPDDESILPPVRPEDRADCPAFSWYLHWRLPEPRLRWLQENQQWRNLVRSYLACVSFLDAQIGRVVDALDASPHATNTVIVFWSDNGYHLGEKAISGKNTLWERSTRVPLIVAGPGVAAGARCHRPAELLDLYPTLIELCGLTPRNDLEGHSLVPQLRDANAPRLAPAITTHNQGNHAVRSERWRYIRYADGTEELYDMQSDPHEWTNLAHHAQMADVLAQHRRWLPRLDAPPAPRSSARVLTYDPATDEAVWEGETIHRGDPVPE, encoded by the coding sequence ATGAAGCGGATGAACTGCGTGATTTTCGTGCTTGGATCGCTGGCGGCGCTCGCGGCCGCGGCGCCGGGCGGCGCCCCTGAAGTGGGCGGAAGCGCGCCGCGCCGACCGAACGTGCTGATGATTGCGGCGGACGATCTGAACGACTGGATCGGACCGCTCGGTGGCCATCCGATGGTGAAAACGCCCAATCTTGACCGGCTCGCCGCCCGTGGCACAACCTTTTTGAATGCGCACATCCAGTCGCCACTGTGCAATCCCTCCCGCGCGAGCCTGATGCTGGGGCTGCGACCGTCGACGACGGGCATCTACGGACTGGAGCCGTGCTTTCGGGATGTGGAGGCCCTGCGCGAACGGGTGACGTTGCCGCAGCACTTTCGGGCGCACGGCTACCGAACCTTTACCGCCGGCAAGGTCTACCATCACGGTTTCGGAGGCCCGGCGCAGCGCGCAGCCGAGTTCGACGTGTGGGGGCCGCCAGCGGCCGTCGGCGCCAGACCCCCACAAAAGCTGGTTCCACCCACCCCGATGGGCAATCACCCGCTGATGGACTGGGGCTGTTTCCCGCACCGCGACGAGGACAAGGGCGACTATCAGCTGGCCAGCTGGGCGGTGCAACGTTTGCGCGAAATGCCAGCCGAACCGCCGTTTTTCCTCGCGGTGGGGTTTTTCCTCCCCCACGTGCCGTGCTATGCGACGGAACGATGGTTTGCGCTGTATCCCGACGATGAGTCGATCCTGCCGCCCGTGCGGCCGGAGGATCGTGCCGACTGTCCTGCCTTCTCCTGGTACCTGCACTGGCGGTTGCCCGAGCCACGGCTGCGATGGCTTCAGGAGAACCAGCAGTGGCGGAATCTCGTCCGCTCCTATCTGGCTTGCGTCAGCTTTCTCGATGCGCAGATCGGCCGTGTCGTCGATGCGCTGGACGCCTCCCCGCACGCGACCAACACGGTGATCGTGTTCTGGAGCGACAACGGGTATCACCTCGGTGAAAAGGCGATCTCTGGCAAGAACACGCTCTGGGAGCGCTCGACACGCGTGCCCCTCATTGTGGCGGGTCCCGGCGTGGCCGCCGGCGCCCGATGCCACCGGCCGGCCGAGCTCCTCGACCTGTATCCGACCCTAATCGAGCTGTGCGGGCTGACGCCGCGAAACGACCTGGAAGGGCACAGCCTGGTACCCCAGCTTCGCGATGCGAACGCGCCCCGCCTCGCACCCGCGATCACAACGCACAATCAGGGCAATCACGCGGTGCGCAGCGAGCGGTGGCGCTACATCCGCTATGCGGACGGCACCGAGGAGCTGTATGACATGCAGAGTGACCCTCACGAGTGGACGAACCTCGCCCACCATGCGCAAATGGCGGACGTGCTGGCGCAGCACCGGCGATGGCTGCCGCGCCTGGACGCGCCGCCGGCGCCCCGCAGCAGCGCTCGTGTGCTGACCTATGACCCCGCCACCGATGAGGCCGTTTGGGAGGGCGAGACGATCCATCGCGGCGACCCCGTGCCGGAGTGA
- a CDS encoding sulfatase yields the protein MVSQRWVALLAALVLRAGAATPEQRLNILFIFADDHTTQAVSAYGHPLKLVATPNIDRIAQGGVLFERCLVPNSICGPSRAALLTAKYSHANGFYRNGNRFDGSQTTFPKLLRAAGYQTAVIGKWHLESDPTGFDHWEILPGQGAYYNPPMIRDGVRVRHEGYTTDIITDLSLEWLRRRDTSRPFLLMCHHKAPHRPWMPALRHLGWSGDRRFPEPPTLFDDYRGRGRPEREQDMTLRSTFNDLDAKLKRPGELNEAQAKVWDAYYEPRNRAFREAKLGGDELVRWRYQRYMHDYLGCVLAVDEGVGRLLDWLETEGLAENTVVVYSSDQGFFLGEHGWFDKRWIYEESLTTPLLVRAPGVARAGSRCGALVSVLDLAPTLLELAGVSVPADLHGRSLVPLLRGETPADWRKSFYYHYYEYPGPHSVRKHYGVVTDRYKLFHFYEAEVNEWRLIDRHSDPDELRDVYADPAYAEVRERLLVELQRLRTELRVPEEDPPESLARPGAGRGGARPAAKGSAVE from the coding sequence ATGGTCTCCCAACGATGGGTTGCGCTGCTGGCGGCGCTGGTGCTTCGCGCCGGCGCCGCGACGCCGGAGCAGCGACTGAACATCCTGTTCATCTTCGCGGACGATCACACGACCCAGGCGGTGAGCGCGTACGGGCATCCGTTGAAGCTGGTCGCGACGCCGAACATTGACCGGATCGCGCAAGGCGGCGTGTTATTTGAGCGGTGTCTGGTGCCGAACTCAATCTGCGGACCAAGCCGCGCCGCGCTGCTCACCGCAAAGTACAGCCACGCGAACGGATTCTATCGGAATGGAAACCGTTTTGACGGGTCGCAGACAACGTTTCCGAAACTGCTGCGCGCGGCGGGCTATCAGACGGCGGTGATCGGCAAATGGCATCTCGAAAGCGACCCGACCGGATTTGACCACTGGGAGATCCTGCCGGGACAGGGGGCATACTACAACCCGCCAATGATCCGCGACGGCGTGCGCGTCCGCCACGAGGGGTACACCACCGACATCATCACGGACCTCTCGCTGGAGTGGCTGCGGCGGCGCGACACCTCCCGGCCGTTTCTGCTGATGTGTCACCACAAGGCACCCCACCGCCCGTGGATGCCGGCGCTGCGGCATCTGGGCTGGAGCGGCGATCGCCGGTTTCCGGAACCGCCCACGTTGTTCGATGACTACCGCGGGCGGGGACGCCCGGAGCGTGAGCAGGACATGACGTTGCGCTCGACGTTCAATGATCTCGATGCGAAGTTGAAGCGTCCGGGCGAGCTGAACGAGGCGCAGGCGAAGGTGTGGGACGCGTACTACGAGCCCCGCAACCGGGCGTTTCGTGAGGCGAAGCTCGGGGGCGACGAACTCGTCCGCTGGCGATATCAGCGCTACATGCACGACTACCTCGGTTGCGTTCTCGCCGTGGACGAGGGGGTGGGGCGCCTGCTGGACTGGCTCGAGACGGAGGGACTGGCGGAGAACACCGTCGTCGTCTATTCCTCCGATCAGGGATTCTTCCTCGGCGAGCACGGATGGTTCGACAAGCGCTGGATCTATGAGGAGTCCCTGACGACGCCGCTGCTGGTGCGCGCGCCCGGTGTAGCGCGGGCAGGCAGCCGCTGCGGTGCGCTGGTCTCAGTGTTAGATCTCGCGCCGACATTGCTGGAGCTGGCCGGCGTGTCGGTGCCCGCGGATCTGCACGGCCGAAGTCTGGTGCCGCTGCTCCGCGGCGAAACGCCCGCCGACTGGCGAAAAAGTTTTTACTACCACTACTACGAATATCCGGGTCCCCATAGCGTCCGAAAGCACTACGGTGTGGTCACCGACCGGTACAAACTGTTCCACTTCTACGAGGCCGAGGTGAACGAGTGGCGGCTGATCGACCGACATAGTGACCCCGACGAGTTGCGGGACGTGTACGCGGACCCGGCCTACGCGGAGGTGCGCGAGCGGCTGCTCGTAGAGCTCCAGCGCCTTCGTACAGAGTTGCGCGTGCCGGAGGAAGATCCACCGGAGAGCCTTGCGCGCCCCGGAGCGGGGCGCGGGGGCGCGCGCCCGGCGGCGAAAGGAAGCGCCGTGGAATGA
- a CDS encoding Gfo/Idh/MocA family oxidoreductase, with the protein MKQSDVGRMDGSRRRFLRTAAGAVAAPFVARGPVLGANERTGVGFIGAGGRAQAHMQMVQKLKEEGLNVELVAVADVYRGRREARRRQFPIARDYRDHRELLADPNVDVVCIATPDHHHAPQALDAVAAGKDMYIEKPLSHWRQFELTKRLAEAAKAVGRVITVGCQAMSDPAWRQMKDLVRQGVIGRPLFGEAGFFRVGDWGERGMPVDDPKVKPGPDLDWDAFLGDAPRREFSVDRFFRWRLFEDYAGGPVTDLFPHCLTPVVDVMGATFPDTVTGIGAIHVYPYELREVPDTFNLIASYPDAMTIAVLGTQGNDYTTTPKRGAGQRSPVIRGTEGTLTIEPDNRQIRFTPSGIPGQTKSVKLFPIEGHEDNLEMWRDLIRCHREKNPATMCPMDLAFRVQTVLQMAMLSHKAGRHAKFDQAAIAIRV; encoded by the coding sequence ATGAAACAGTCGGATGTCGGTCGGATGGACGGAAGCCGCCGGCGGTTCCTGCGTACCGCCGCGGGCGCGGTCGCCGCGCCGTTTGTCGCGCGAGGACCAGTGCTGGGCGCAAACGAGCGCACCGGCGTCGGTTTCATCGGGGCCGGCGGGCGCGCGCAGGCCCACATGCAGATGGTGCAAAAGTTGAAGGAGGAGGGGCTCAACGTGGAGCTGGTCGCGGTCGCCGACGTCTACCGTGGCCGGCGCGAGGCACGGCGCCGACAGTTCCCCATTGCGCGCGACTACAGGGACCATCGCGAGCTGCTGGCGGACCCGAACGTGGACGTCGTCTGCATTGCAACGCCGGACCACCACCACGCGCCCCAGGCGCTCGACGCGGTGGCCGCGGGGAAAGACATGTACATCGAGAAGCCGCTGTCGCACTGGCGGCAGTTTGAACTCACGAAGCGGCTCGCGGAGGCCGCAAAGGCCGTCGGCCGTGTAATCACGGTCGGTTGCCAGGCGATGAGCGACCCCGCCTGGCGGCAGATGAAAGACCTGGTGCGGCAGGGAGTGATCGGCCGACCGCTCTTCGGCGAAGCAGGCTTTTTCCGCGTCGGCGATTGGGGAGAGCGCGGCATGCCTGTGGACGATCCCAAGGTCAAGCCGGGTCCGGACCTCGACTGGGATGCGTTTCTCGGCGATGCGCCCCGGCGCGAGTTCAGCGTGGACCGCTTTTTCCGCTGGCGGCTTTTCGAGGACTACGCGGGCGGGCCGGTCACCGATCTTTTCCCGCACTGCCTCACACCCGTCGTGGATGTGATGGGGGCGACCTTTCCGGACACTGTCACGGGCATCGGCGCGATCCATGTCTACCCCTACGAGCTCCGAGAGGTGCCGGACACGTTCAACTTGATCGCGAGCTATCCGGACGCGATGACGATCGCGGTGCTGGGTACGCAGGGTAACGATTACACCACTACGCCCAAGCGGGGCGCGGGCCAGCGGAGCCCCGTGATCCGGGGCACCGAGGGCACGCTGACGATTGAACCGGATAACCGACAGATCCGGTTCACGCCCAGCGGCATTCCGGGGCAGACGAAAAGCGTGAAGCTGTTTCCGATCGAAGGCCACGAGGACAACCTCGAAATGTGGCGCGACCTGATTCGCTGTCACCGCGAAAAGAATCCGGCGACGATGTGTCCGATGGACCTCGCCTTCCGTGTCCAGACGGTTCTGCAAATGGCGATGCTGTCCCACAAGGCCGGACGGCACGCGAAGTTCGATCAGGCGGCCATCGCGATTCGCGTCTGA
- a CDS encoding Gfo/Idh/MocA family oxidoreductase produces the protein MNANNGLDRGHVGVTRRGFLRRATTLVMPMVVPPTVLGREGVAPSGRLGVALIACGGRAGYGGRYAENPHSRIVAVCDPVRERREQFSRRFGGCPAVNDFREVLANPAVDAVHIATPDHWHVPIALMAAKAGKHMYIEKPLGLCAAQTLAARVIVDRYGRIVQYGAQQRSIQHVRMGIELVLNGHIGRVTELYAWAPRGESGGRAEPVLPVPEGFDYDLWLGPAPLAPFCEDRCFGQGQRKGVYHIYDYAIGFLAGWGAHPMDMLQWWADNAKRAEVPVRYEGTGTVPTQGLFNTVTHWDVTATYADGLRLRFMDNETAARLRPHPGIQGGHGTLFVGETGWVRVSRDGWATSPESLVYKGKDPGERRLAVSRDQIDNFIESVLAGRQPIDDLHSAVRSDLACHLAEIAVRTGRPVQWDPVRETIVGDEQAVRRLTRPAREPWSLETILKG, from the coding sequence ATGAACGCGAACAATGGTCTGGATCGAGGGCACGTGGGCGTCACGCGCCGCGGGTTTTTGCGGCGGGCGACCACCCTCGTGATGCCGATGGTTGTGCCGCCGACCGTGCTCGGCCGAGAAGGGGTGGCGCCGAGTGGCCGCCTGGGGGTTGCGCTGATCGCCTGTGGCGGCCGTGCCGGCTATGGCGGCCGGTACGCGGAGAATCCGCACTCGCGCATCGTGGCGGTCTGCGACCCCGTTCGCGAACGTCGCGAGCAGTTCAGCCGGCGGTTTGGTGGTTGCCCGGCGGTGAACGACTTTCGCGAGGTGCTGGCGAACCCGGCGGTGGACGCGGTGCACATCGCGACGCCGGACCACTGGCACGTGCCGATCGCGCTGATGGCCGCGAAAGCCGGCAAGCACATGTACATCGAAAAACCGCTCGGCTTGTGCGCGGCGCAGACGCTCGCCGCACGAGTGATCGTGGATCGGTACGGTCGCATCGTGCAGTACGGCGCGCAGCAGCGCTCCATCCAACACGTGCGGATGGGCATCGAGCTGGTGCTGAACGGTCACATCGGCCGGGTGACGGAGCTTTACGCGTGGGCGCCCCGTGGGGAGTCCGGCGGCCGCGCCGAGCCGGTGCTGCCGGTACCGGAGGGGTTCGACTACGATCTGTGGCTCGGCCCCGCCCCCCTCGCGCCGTTTTGCGAGGACCGCTGCTTCGGGCAGGGACAGCGCAAGGGGGTCTATCACATCTACGATTACGCGATCGGATTTCTTGCCGGCTGGGGCGCGCATCCAATGGACATGCTCCAGTGGTGGGCGGACAACGCCAAACGCGCAGAGGTACCCGTGCGCTATGAGGGAACCGGAACCGTACCCACGCAGGGGCTCTTCAACACCGTCACACACTGGGATGTCACCGCGACATACGCGGACGGGCTGCGGCTGCGCTTCATGGACAACGAGACGGCGGCTCGTCTGCGCCCGCATCCGGGGATCCAGGGCGGCCACGGAACTCTGTTCGTTGGCGAGACGGGCTGGGTACGAGTCTCGCGGGACGGTTGGGCGACCTCGCCCGAATCGCTGGTGTACAAAGGCAAAGATCCCGGTGAGCGACGGCTGGCGGTCAGCCGGGACCAAATCGACAACTTCATCGAAAGCGTGCTCGCCGGTCGGCAGCCGATTGACGATCTCCACTCCGCGGTCCGCTCGGATCTCGCCTGCCACCTTGCGGAGATCGCGGTGCGGACCGGCCGGCCGGTTCAATGGGACCCGGTCCGCGAAACAATCGTCGGTGACGAGCAGGCGGTGCGACGGCTCACGCGGCCGGCCCGAGAGCCATGGAGCCTGGAGACGATTTTGAAGGGCTAA
- a CDS encoding PmoA family protein encodes MRRAERSAWRAAVVVFGAVAAIARTAPIPLAGGALLYEAGPSPFKAYVKEWSTRAGVQFLLDSPADHPHHHGLMFAVNVGPVEFGAEQPAGRVGRQVGRVQPRVADEGLEHLIEWRAPDGVVMLVERRHLRFQRAAGDRPDRLSWSSELRPPEDGAAAMLTGRHYTGLGLRFVRDLDGAIAYTFEPGAASEVVLEKGTGRPPNDERLTGGRWVVARGRVAGRLLTVAIFGHGSAQRGTRWFTMSRPFAFVGATLDLHREPWPVRADTPLRVRWQLVAWNGQVSDAAVVAELERWAADEATQETAR; translated from the coding sequence GTGAGGCGGGCGGAACGATCGGCATGGCGCGCGGCGGTGGTGGTGTTCGGCGCCGTCGCGGCGATAGCGCGCACCGCCCCGATTCCTCTGGCCGGCGGCGCGCTCCTGTATGAAGCCGGTCCGTCGCCGTTCAAGGCGTATGTGAAGGAATGGTCCACGCGTGCCGGCGTGCAGTTCCTGCTGGATTCGCCGGCCGATCACCCGCATCACCATGGGTTGATGTTCGCGGTGAACGTGGGGCCGGTGGAGTTCGGGGCGGAGCAGCCGGCCGGGCGGGTCGGTCGGCAGGTTGGCCGTGTGCAGCCGCGGGTGGCGGACGAAGGGCTCGAGCACCTGATCGAGTGGCGTGCGCCAGACGGGGTGGTGATGCTGGTGGAGCGACGCCACCTGCGGTTTCAACGGGCGGCGGGCGATCGGCCGGACCGGCTCTCTTGGAGCTCGGAGCTTCGCCCGCCGGAGGATGGCGCCGCTGCGATGCTGACGGGGCGGCATTACACCGGACTTGGCCTGCGGTTCGTGCGCGATCTGGACGGGGCGATCGCATATACGTTTGAGCCCGGCGCGGCGTCCGAAGTGGTTTTGGAGAAGGGCACGGGACGGCCCCCCAATGACGAGCGCCTGACCGGTGGCCGGTGGGTGGTCGCGCGAGGCAGAGTTGCGGGCCGGCTGCTGACGGTTGCGATTTTCGGTCATGGCTCTGCGCAGCGTGGGACCCGGTGGTTCACCATGAGCCGGCCGTTCGCCTTTGTCGGCGCCACGCTGGACCTGCACCGGGAGCCCTGGCCGGTCCGGGCGGATACACCGCTGCGCGTTCGGTGGCAGCTGGTCGCATGGAACGGCCAGGTGAGCGATGCCGCGGTGGTGGCAGAGCTGGAACGGTGGGCCGCGGACGAAGCGACGCAGGAGACCGCGCGATGA
- a CDS encoding sugar phosphate isomerase/epimerase produces MGAIYIGVNLEFVRHEDKPFEWGVAKAAELGYEYVEPMVHWGRELLSEAGYFHSVSMLDDPLRVRRACEAAGVKLSGFSAHTPLGRPEISVEYLKQAIRFAAECGAPVVNTDEGPKARWTTVEEDHVLMRYTLTEAARVAEPRGIRIGLEPHQQYSRTPEGLDRIHALVQSPAIGINFDTGNAYLAGQDPYTWLERVGDRLVHLHAKDISLQQSDAERGRVTGTPVGCACGDGVMDWARVVAICRRAPRDIVLSVECGTVEQAARSIAHLRQVLAT; encoded by the coding sequence ATGGGCGCGATTTACATCGGGGTGAACCTGGAGTTCGTGCGGCACGAGGACAAGCCTTTCGAATGGGGCGTCGCGAAGGCCGCGGAGCTCGGTTACGAGTATGTCGAGCCGATGGTGCACTGGGGGCGCGAGCTGCTGAGCGAGGCCGGTTACTTTCACAGTGTTTCGATGCTCGACGATCCGTTGAGGGTGCGGCGCGCGTGCGAGGCGGCGGGCGTGAAACTCTCGGGGTTCAGCGCGCACACGCCGCTGGGCCGGCCGGAAATCAGCGTCGAGTACCTGAAGCAGGCGATCCGTTTTGCGGCCGAATGCGGCGCACCCGTGGTGAACACCGACGAGGGGCCGAAAGCGCGCTGGACCACCGTGGAGGAGGACCACGTGTTGATGCGCTACACGCTCACGGAGGCCGCGCGCGTTGCGGAGCCGCGCGGTATCCGGATCGGTCTCGAGCCGCACCAGCAGTACAGCCGAACACCGGAGGGCCTCGATCGAATTCATGCGCTGGTGCAAAGCCCCGCGATCGGGATCAACTTCGACACCGGCAACGCGTACCTCGCCGGCCAAGACCCCTACACGTGGCTGGAGCGGGTGGGGGACCGGCTGGTGCATCTGCACGCCAAAGACATCTCCCTCCAACAGTCCGACGCGGAGCGGGGAAGGGTGACGGGAACGCCGGTGGGTTGCGCCTGCGGTGACGGCGTGATGGACTGGGCTCGGGTGGTGGCGATCTGCCGGCGCGCGCCGCGCGACATTGTGCTGTCGGTCGAGTGCGGCACGGTCGAGCAGGCGGCGCGCAGCATCGCCCACCTGCGGCAGGTTCTGGCGACGTGA
- a CDS encoding AraC family transcriptional regulator, which yields MRPATYVAAHRVYHADTCRPLVAAARRGEVRLVARARGAYPGERLPAGALVGLRSVGFWDARAEQHWGLPLHRNEGIEFTYLATGRLAFEADGRAFDLRPGDLTVTRPWQPHRVGRPHVGIGRLYWVILDVGIRRPHQPWRWPAWIVLAQEDLKRLTHLLRRCERPVWPAPTLAARFEGIGRLLEAEDTAGLRESRLAVELNALLVDVLQMLQSQPVPDDPRLTSAERATALFLDELEHTLDQPWTLARMAEAAGLKRTRFAFYVRRLRNMTPMRHLTARRIERARRLLRERPDLSITDIALECGFSSSQYFATVFRRFVGRAPRQEREHPVPGHRHRGL from the coding sequence ATGCGCCCCGCCACGTATGTTGCCGCCCACCGCGTGTACCACGCGGACACCTGCCGCCCGTTGGTCGCGGCGGCGCGGCGCGGCGAGGTGCGGCTGGTCGCACGCGCGCGCGGCGCCTATCCCGGCGAGCGGCTGCCGGCCGGCGCGCTGGTCGGGCTGCGCAGCGTCGGCTTCTGGGACGCCCGCGCCGAGCAGCACTGGGGGCTGCCCCTCCACCGCAACGAGGGCATCGAGTTCACCTACCTGGCGACCGGCCGGCTCGCGTTCGAGGCGGACGGGCGAGCATTCGACCTGCGGCCGGGCGACCTCACCGTCACGCGGCCGTGGCAGCCACACCGTGTTGGCCGACCCCACGTCGGCATCGGCCGGCTGTACTGGGTGATCCTCGACGTGGGCATCCGACGTCCGCACCAGCCGTGGCGGTGGCCAGCGTGGATCGTGCTGGCGCAGGAGGACCTCAAGCGGCTGACTCATCTGCTGCGCCGCTGCGAGCGCCCTGTCTGGCCGGCGCCCACACTCGCCGCACGGTTCGAGGGGATCGGCCGGCTTCTGGAAGCGGAGGACACCGCCGGGCTGCGCGAGTCGCGGCTCGCGGTGGAGCTGAACGCGCTGCTGGTGGACGTGCTGCAGATGCTGCAATCCCAACCGGTACCGGACGACCCGCGTCTGACCAGCGCCGAGCGGGCCACTGCGCTGTTCCTTGACGAGCTCGAGCACACGCTCGACCAGCCCTGGACGCTCGCGCGCATGGCCGAGGCGGCAGGGCTCAAACGCACCCGCTTCGCGTTCTACGTCCGGCGGTTGCGGAACATGACGCCGATGCGCCACCTCACCGCCCGCCGGATCGAACGCGCCCGCCGCCTGCTCCGCGAGCGGCCAGACCTCTCGATCACCGACATCGCCCTCGAGTGCGGATTCTCCAGCAGCCAATACTTTGCCACGGTGTTCCGGCGATTCGTCGGCCGCGCCCCCCGCCAGGAGCGCGAACACCCCGTCCCCGGCCACCGACACCGCGGGCTGTGA
- a CDS encoding right-handed parallel beta-helix repeat-containing protein, with the protein MRAALSRVDAADAQTLWVDAARGQPHGDGSAARPFATISAAVHRAAAGTTIRVAPGRYTETVRLDRGGAPRAWLRLIADPAGKAVIDGEGRRPGPNWEGLVTMRGVAHIEIVGFQIVRSTAAGVFVDCCSDIVIRGVSTFDTWSSGLQAWRSVRIAMLGNTVRRACQGRTQTGEGTQECITLASCTNSEIAFNHVFDRREEAGNGGEGIDCKQACWNVVVHHNLVHHLVRLGIYVDAYDRACAGVRIASNVVHDCASGVVLSAERRSGRLTDVEVLANTAFDNRYHGIEVSDYDDDAPRARIRIMDNRLWNNGRTGWGGGISVLSRHPESGDIRIEYNLCSNNVAWQICVATGLLPRVRLTGNRIHGYRGYNGGGEREMGDTHPAANTDPGGLPHLIESAR; encoded by the coding sequence ATGCGCGCCGCGCTGTCCCGCGTCGACGCCGCGGACGCGCAAACCCTGTGGGTGGATGCCGCGCGCGGCCAGCCCCACGGGGACGGCTCTGCGGCCCGGCCGTTCGCAACCATCTCCGCCGCCGTCCACCGTGCGGCAGCCGGCACAACGATCCGGGTAGCGCCGGGACGATACACCGAAACGGTCCGCCTCGATCGGGGTGGCGCGCCCCGGGCCTGGCTCCGGCTCATCGCCGATCCCGCCGGAAAAGCGGTGATTGACGGCGAGGGGCGGCGGCCAGGGCCGAACTGGGAGGGGCTGGTGACCATGCGTGGCGTCGCCCACATCGAGATCGTCGGCTTTCAAATTGTTCGGTCCACCGCCGCGGGGGTCTTCGTGGACTGCTGCAGTGACATCGTCATCCGCGGCGTCTCCACCTTCGACACGTGGTCGTCCGGTCTGCAGGCCTGGCGCTCTGTTCGCATCGCGATGCTCGGCAACACTGTGCGCCGAGCCTGCCAGGGCCGCACGCAAACGGGCGAGGGAACCCAGGAATGCATTACGCTCGCCTCCTGCACGAACTCCGAGATCGCGTTCAATCACGTCTTTGATCGCCGTGAGGAGGCCGGCAACGGCGGCGAGGGCATTGACTGCAAGCAGGCGTGCTGGAACGTCGTCGTGCATCACAATCTGGTTCACCACCTCGTCCGGCTCGGCATCTATGTGGACGCCTACGACCGCGCCTGTGCGGGCGTGCGTATCGCTTCCAATGTGGTCCACGATTGCGCCAGCGGCGTCGTACTCTCCGCCGAGCGCCGCAGCGGCCGCCTCACCGACGTGGAGGTGCTCGCGAACACCGCGTTCGACAACCGGTATCACGGCATCGAGGTGTCCGATTACGACGACGACGCCCCCCGCGCTCGAATTCGCATCATGGACAATCGGCTCTGGAACAACGGCCGTACCGGCTGGGGCGGCGGCATTTCGGTGCTGAGCCGCCATCCGGAAAGCGGCGACATCCGGATCGAGTACAATCTCTGCAGCAACAACGTCGCCTGGCAGATCTGCGTCGCAACCGGCTTGCTCCCTCGCGTGCGTCTGACCGGGAACCGCATTCACGGCTACCGCGGCTACAACGGCGGCGGCGAACGTGAAATGGGGGATACACACCCCGCGGCGAACACCGATCCTGGCGGCCTCCCCCACCTCATCGAATCTGCCCGCTGA